From one Leptospira stimsonii genomic stretch:
- a CDS encoding GMC oxidoreductase gives MSKNNVQQYDAVVIGSGFGGSISALRLSEKGQKVLVLERGKKYTQGMFPRDVQNVNNLLWRYPKKKKSLGLYELNFFSGLGTVTASGLGGGSLIYANIHIRPDDAVFQDPRWPAPFNRNYLDPYYDKVASKLDVKPVPPEWDLPKRNKFKAAADLNRHSHFDPDEAVSWLKPARPGQSVCLRCAECEFGCNHGAKNTLDFNYIADAQKNGAVFQTDSLASHIAPDPKGGYIVFYENTVTGEKHSVYGKRVVLSAGTLGTNRILFNSRDYYKTLPNLSKQLGKGYSGNGDFLGGIESSKTDLKPWDGPDVTTVINYFPEGFQYTMAAPTFNEPVMAVLASLGIAKPNWFLRLIGPLFWKSLKWILPLIFKKGWISKPLPPGAPGAGDPKYMSNLFAIGRDNANGRIVRCGKDIDVKWNYSKENQTLIQNMTASMQQVGDAYGGQFGPLATFLLFNRILSVHSMGGCHLGANPDKGVVSETGEVFGYKNLFIADGSVIPSSIGFHPVMTISAVAEHTAAAICSNL, from the coding sequence ATGTCAAAAAACAACGTGCAACAATACGACGCAGTCGTGATCGGATCCGGATTCGGCGGATCCATCAGCGCCTTACGTCTTTCAGAAAAAGGCCAAAAAGTTTTGGTATTAGAACGCGGAAAAAAATATACTCAGGGAATGTTTCCCAGAGACGTCCAGAACGTGAACAATCTTCTCTGGCGTTATCCAAAAAAGAAAAAGTCCTTAGGACTTTACGAACTGAATTTTTTCAGCGGCCTTGGAACCGTCACCGCCTCCGGTTTGGGTGGAGGATCTTTGATTTATGCGAACATACATATCCGGCCCGACGACGCGGTTTTTCAAGATCCGAGATGGCCTGCTCCCTTCAATCGAAACTATTTGGATCCTTATTACGATAAAGTCGCTTCCAAACTCGATGTAAAACCGGTTCCTCCGGAATGGGATCTCCCTAAACGAAACAAGTTCAAGGCCGCGGCGGATTTGAATCGTCATTCTCACTTTGATCCCGATGAGGCGGTCAGTTGGTTAAAACCGGCGAGACCCGGTCAATCCGTTTGTCTACGTTGTGCGGAATGCGAATTCGGATGCAATCACGGGGCAAAAAACACATTAGATTTCAATTATATTGCCGATGCACAAAAAAACGGTGCCGTATTTCAAACGGATTCTTTGGCTTCGCATATCGCTCCCGATCCGAAGGGCGGTTATATCGTTTTCTACGAGAATACCGTAACCGGCGAAAAACATTCCGTCTATGGGAAAAGAGTCGTCCTATCCGCGGGAACGTTAGGAACCAACCGAATTCTTTTTAACAGCAGAGATTATTACAAAACACTTCCGAATTTAAGCAAACAACTTGGGAAAGGATATTCCGGAAACGGAGATTTCTTAGGAGGAATCGAATCCAGCAAAACCGATCTCAAACCTTGGGACGGTCCGGACGTTACAACAGTGATCAATTATTTTCCGGAGGGATTTCAATATACGATGGCGGCGCCTACGTTCAACGAACCCGTGATGGCCGTCCTTGCTTCGTTGGGAATCGCAAAACCGAATTGGTTCTTACGATTGATCGGACCTCTTTTTTGGAAAAGTTTGAAGTGGATTCTTCCCTTAATCTTCAAGAAGGGATGGATCTCCAAACCTTTACCTCCCGGAGCGCCTGGCGCGGGAGATCCGAAGTACATGTCGAATCTCTTTGCGATCGGAAGAGACAATGCTAACGGAAGAATCGTTCGTTGCGGAAAAGATATCGATGTAAAGTGGAATTATTCAAAAGAGAATCAAACTTTGATCCAAAACATGACGGCTTCGATGCAACAAGTAGGAGATGCCTACGGAGGACAATTCGGCCCGCTCGCCACTTTCTTACTGTTCAATCGAATTCTCTCCGTACACTCGATGGGTGGTTGTCATTTAGGAGCCAATCCGGACAAGGGGGTCGTATCCGAAACGGGAGAAGTTTTCGGGTATAAGAATTTGTTCATCGCGGACGGATCCGTAATTCCTTCTTCGATCGGATTTCACCCGGTGATGACCATCTCTGCAGTTGCAGAACATACTGCGGCGGCAATCTGTTCCAACCTATAA